One genomic segment of Amycolatopsis sp. Hca4 includes these proteins:
- a CDS encoding 3-oxoacyl-[acyl-carrier-protein] synthase III C-terminal domain-containing protein yields MRWKNLHLRGVGAALGELVAADDLDSARTLRDATSQRAVSIASGSTGMDLAVRAGRNALASMAMTAIGALPVPDLHFHAAIWRGSRGIDFWSRAAYVRSRLGLPAGRGIATELNAMSNSLVGGIDISARVLAGSPDLDTVLLTGGETFGPPAFDHLTADHGIAYGDGGSALILGRHPGLAHILATSSYTDPTLEQLHRGNDRFAPAGSTELGIERVRERKRQYTDAVGAASVARRNQEGVRTVIDEALGDADVGLDQLRWVLLPHYGRHLLDTHCLQPLGITADRTLCHAGDQWGHIGPNDQIIGLTHLITRGAVAPGDHVALLGIGIGMTWTAAILRIDAVPPGLSGLAPPLRWPWRTSADAQR; encoded by the coding sequence ATGCGCTGGAAGAACCTCCATCTGCGCGGAGTTGGCGCCGCGCTCGGCGAGCTCGTGGCCGCCGACGACCTCGACTCGGCTCGAACCCTGCGTGACGCCACCAGCCAGCGCGCGGTGTCGATCGCCTCGGGCAGCACCGGGATGGATCTGGCCGTCCGCGCTGGCCGCAACGCCCTCGCTAGCATGGCCATGACCGCCATCGGCGCGCTCCCGGTGCCCGACTTGCACTTCCACGCCGCGATCTGGCGCGGCAGCCGCGGCATCGACTTCTGGTCCCGCGCCGCCTACGTCCGCTCCCGCCTCGGCCTGCCTGCCGGACGCGGGATCGCCACCGAGCTCAACGCCATGAGCAACAGCCTCGTCGGCGGCATCGACATCTCCGCCCGCGTCCTCGCCGGCAGCCCCGACCTCGACACCGTCCTGCTCACCGGTGGCGAAACCTTCGGCCCGCCCGCCTTCGACCACCTCACCGCCGACCACGGCATCGCCTACGGCGACGGCGGCTCCGCCCTCATCCTCGGCCGCCACCCCGGCCTCGCCCACATCCTCGCCACCAGCTCCTACACCGACCCCACCCTCGAACAACTCCACCGCGGCAACGACCGCTTCGCCCCCGCTGGCAGCACCGAACTCGGCATCGAGCGAGTACGAGAACGCAAACGCCAGTACACCGACGCCGTCGGCGCAGCCTCGGTCGCCCGCCGCAATCAGGAGGGCGTCCGCACCGTCATCGACGAAGCGCTCGGAGACGCTGACGTCGGCCTCGATCAGCTGCGCTGGGTGCTGCTGCCGCACTACGGACGGCACTTGCTCGACACCCACTGCCTGCAACCGCTCGGCATCACCGCCGACCGCACCCTCTGCCACGCCGGCGACCAATGGGGCCACATCGGCCCCAACGACCAGATCATCGGCCTCACCCACCTGATCACGCGCGGCGCGGTCGCCCCCGGCGACCACGTCGCCTTGCTCGGCATCGGTATCGGCATGACCTGGACCGCCGCGATCCTCCGCATCGACGCGGTGCCGCCCGGCCTGAGTGGCCTCGCCCCGCCCTTGCGCTGGCCCTGGCGTACGTCGGCCGACGCACAGCGATAA
- a CDS encoding helix-turn-helix domain-containing protein, giving the protein MSEYDLGGPRFLTVGQAAKLLGVSPMTIYRAVDDGGFPAIRIRGRISIPAKAIDAMEEIAVSEMRVVDASEFTLPSSNSVGGRSRR; this is encoded by the coding sequence ATGTCCGAATATGACTTGGGTGGTCCTCGGTTCCTGACGGTTGGTCAAGCAGCGAAGCTGCTTGGGGTTTCGCCCATGACTATCTACCGCGCCGTAGATGATGGCGGTTTTCCGGCGATCCGTATCCGGGGACGAATCTCGATCCCCGCTAAGGCAATCGACGCGATGGAGGAGATCGCCGTCTCGGAGATGAGGGTGGTTGACGCTAGCGAGTTCACGCTGCCTTCGAGCAACAGCGTCGGCGGCCGCAGCAGGCGATGA
- a CDS encoding serine/threonine protein kinase, whose amino-acid sequence MIALLVKATRPNARLIAANPGDWGIDVVAGDLGGSVFVWQAKYFYPITKKSHQQDIRDSFKSVRAAAAAHGHKIEQWVLCLPSSMDAETDKWWGTWKKKAEKDSGIAIERWDESQLRTLLISPDAEDVRREYYEAPSLTAPTEPAEAELRDLDISDAEDLESALFIHQLHAAGHTETMSAKAAFFNAELLAREVVDKAVPSEVKALRTVDMSIHAIWESRFNDSCQTATGTLLPGLHTAVMDTVRAEHSTLSKALPCTVVHSYGMMHRIVEDRRAGWVRHWRQISEQHTAAKQDVQPQVTDNADSEASRDPGESQ is encoded by the coding sequence ATGATCGCACTGCTCGTAAAAGCGACCAGACCGAATGCACGGCTCATCGCCGCCAACCCAGGCGACTGGGGTATCGACGTCGTGGCAGGTGACCTGGGCGGTTCGGTGTTCGTCTGGCAGGCGAAGTACTTCTATCCAATCACAAAGAAGTCTCACCAGCAGGACATCCGCGACTCGTTCAAGTCTGTGCGCGCTGCAGCCGCAGCCCACGGACACAAAATCGAGCAGTGGGTCCTCTGCCTACCTTCCAGCATGGACGCTGAGACCGACAAGTGGTGGGGAACGTGGAAGAAGAAAGCCGAGAAAGACTCCGGCATCGCCATCGAGCGGTGGGACGAGTCGCAGCTACGCACCCTGTTGATATCGCCGGATGCCGAAGATGTCCGACGAGAGTACTACGAGGCGCCGTCACTCACCGCGCCGACTGAGCCGGCCGAGGCAGAACTGCGTGATCTGGACATCTCCGATGCGGAGGATCTCGAGTCCGCCTTGTTCATCCACCAGCTGCATGCGGCGGGTCACACAGAGACGATGTCAGCGAAGGCTGCCTTCTTCAACGCTGAGCTACTGGCTCGGGAGGTCGTCGACAAGGCGGTTCCCTCAGAGGTCAAGGCACTCAGGACCGTTGACATGAGCATTCACGCGATCTGGGAAAGCAGGTTCAACGACTCCTGTCAGACTGCCACTGGGACTCTGCTACCTGGGCTGCACACCGCAGTGATGGACACCGTTCGAGCGGAACACTCCACTCTTTCGAAGGCCCTGCCGTGCACAGTAGTGCATTCGTACGGCATGATGCACCGGATCGTCGAGGATCGCCGCGCTGGCTGGGTACGCCACTGGCGGCAGATATCGGAACAACACACCGCCGCCAAGCAGGACGTTCAGCCGCAAGTGACCGACAATGCCGACAGCGAGGCTTCCCGTGACCCAGGTGAGTCCCAATGA
- a CDS encoding ABC-three component system middle component 2, which translates to MSSLDSNSWLALPKWQPVAVPEDDVVFRLAQLLLLFQALDRADVASADIERLGYYDFLSANPFLIAEDISATDRTKLLLAGFDGRALSYASPSQRFTSRRERLQHDLVLLLAYGLADAIVLHGVQYSLTGEGRRLASQFTAVYAQSYSVAADIVLRHVRRLSPTRLRENVHRWLSVYGSPTHPGAAELLDIVGDMPAATRTVLPTRLDHEEDTDR; encoded by the coding sequence ATGAGCTCACTCGACTCGAACTCGTGGTTAGCACTTCCGAAGTGGCAGCCCGTTGCAGTTCCCGAGGACGACGTCGTGTTCAGGCTCGCCCAACTCCTCCTTCTCTTCCAAGCACTTGATCGCGCCGACGTCGCCAGCGCAGACATCGAGCGCCTCGGGTACTACGACTTTCTCTCCGCCAATCCCTTCCTGATCGCCGAGGACATATCGGCAACCGACCGGACAAAGCTGCTCCTCGCGGGCTTCGATGGTCGCGCCCTGAGCTATGCGAGCCCTTCACAGCGATTCACCAGCCGACGAGAGCGGCTGCAGCACGATCTTGTTCTTCTTCTCGCCTACGGTCTGGCGGATGCCATAGTTTTACACGGTGTCCAGTATTCGCTGACCGGCGAAGGTCGGCGATTGGCATCGCAGTTCACGGCAGTGTACGCGCAGTCGTACAGCGTGGCTGCGGATATTGTGCTGCGACACGTGCGACGACTCAGCCCGACACGGCTACGCGAGAACGTCCATCGTTGGTTGTCGGTCTACGGATCGCCGACCCACCCCGGGGCAGCCGAACTCCTCGACATCGTCGGCGACATGCCAGCCGCAACGCGCACGGTGCTGCCGACAAGACTCGATCACGAGGAGGACACTGATCGATGA
- a CDS encoding transposase — MLLGVSRFRLLSNAQWALIEDLLPVRTGRRGRPFSDARAMVEGIIYRYRCGLAWRDVPAVFGPWQTIWTWHRRMAGDGTRDTVPHRLLIEADAAGLVDWSVSVDSTIARAHQHATSITRPTGGWLELHGSAGRAA, encoded by the coding sequence ATGCTGCTGGGCGTGTCGCGGTTCCGGTTGCTTTCGAATGCTCAGTGGGCGTTGATCGAGGACCTGCTGCCGGTCCGGACCGGTCGGCGTGGTCGTCCGTTTTCTGATGCGCGGGCGATGGTGGAGGGGATTATTTACCGGTATCGGTGTGGGCTGGCGTGGCGGGATGTGCCGGCGGTGTTCGGTCCGTGGCAGACGATCTGGACCTGGCATCGCCGGATGGCCGGCGACGGAACCCGGGACACCGTCCCGCACCGCCTGCTCATCGAAGCGGACGCTGCGGGCTTGGTGGATTGGTCGGTGTCGGTGGATTCCACGATCGCGCGGGCGCATCAGCACGCCACCAGCATCACCCGCCCCACAGGGGGCTGGTTAGAACTACACGGATCTGCAGGTCGAGCCGCCTGA
- a CDS encoding transposase — protein sequence MHHLVDGNSRPLVTLIGPGQAGDAPMFPHLMRHLQVRRAGRGRPRTRPDRVRGDKPYSSMAIRAHLRDRGIVAVIPEQADQVGHRKRRGSRGGRPPAFDPVDYRGRNVVERQFNLLNSGVAWPLVTTSWPSSTDQRSSCTPWSPEPMHCQTLPRANSR from the coding sequence GTGCATCACCTCGTCGACGGGAACAGCCGGCCGCTGGTGACGTTGATCGGGCCTGGTCAGGCCGGGGACGCGCCGATGTTCCCGCATCTGATGCGGCACCTGCAGGTCCGCCGGGCCGGGCGTGGCCGGCCTCGGACCCGGCCCGACCGGGTTCGCGGTGATAAGCCGTATTCCTCGATGGCAATCCGCGCCCATCTGCGCGATCGCGGCATCGTCGCGGTGATCCCCGAACAGGCTGATCAGGTCGGGCATCGCAAACGCCGCGGTTCTCGCGGCGGTCGTCCACCGGCGTTCGATCCGGTGGATTACCGCGGCCGCAACGTCGTCGAACGACAGTTCAACCTGCTCAACAGTGGCGTGGCCTGGCCACTCGTTACGACAAGTTGGCCATCGTCTACAGATCAGCGGTCGTCCTGCACGCCGTGGTCACCTGAACCAATGCATTGTCAGACACTCCCTAGGGCTAACTCTCGGTAG
- a CDS encoding peptidoglycan-binding protein, producing the protein MRPNVLAKTLVGATVVAAIATGGLAGAGNSYATTTPTSGSAASSNAVIRLTYDNLGLTIAEGKRVQNFLISRGYNPGQVDGELGEDSWKAMQHYLHDYGYGYPGPFDGVVGANTIKALQRRLADGFGYTGAIDGVAGSGTRAAFKRFADRV; encoded by the coding sequence ATGCGACCGAACGTTTTGGCGAAGACGCTCGTCGGCGCGACTGTCGTCGCGGCGATCGCCACCGGCGGTCTGGCGGGCGCGGGCAACAGCTACGCGACGACCACCCCGACCTCTGGCTCGGCGGCAAGTTCCAATGCCGTCATTCGGCTCACGTACGATAACCTCGGCCTGACCATTGCGGAAGGCAAGCGCGTGCAGAACTTCCTGATCAGTCGTGGCTATAATCCTGGTCAGGTCGACGGGGAGCTGGGTGAGGACAGTTGGAAGGCCATGCAGCACTATCTCCATGACTACGGGTACGGCTACCCGGGCCCCTTCGACGGCGTGGTCGGCGCCAACACGATCAAGGCGTTGCAGCGCAGGCTCGCGGATGGCTTCGGCTACACCGGAGCCATCGATGGTGTCGCCGGGTCTGGGACGAGGGCCGCGTTCAAGCGCTTCGCCGACCGCGTCTGA
- a CDS encoding helix-turn-helix domain-containing protein produces MTETVFQTLDLPVAERLDRWREVTSNALVSTETVHVGPGNFVAALRMVDLSAVQVTTMSLPQLRSSRTATHIRKSDPEQFQLAVPVCGRYRFSQAGRQVEIGPGDLMLYDSSRPFDSWTQPCVSNNCSVIMAQFPKRALPLPPDRVAPLTALRSSAGRGIGAVASSFIKELAGNREQFGAIDAIRLGTLTVDLLAAWCAHVLDAEYALPVESRERALLAEINSFIECHLADPGLSPGTVAAAHHISDRCLYRLFQRQGKTVAGWIRHRRLERCRHDLADPALRSSPVHAVAVRWGFTDKSQFSRLFRAAYGMSPRDYRHLH; encoded by the coding sequence ATGACCGAGACTGTTTTCCAGACCCTGGACCTGCCCGTCGCCGAACGGCTCGATCGATGGCGCGAGGTGACGTCGAATGCGCTGGTGTCGACCGAGACGGTCCATGTCGGCCCTGGCAATTTCGTCGCGGCACTACGCATGGTCGACCTGTCTGCCGTGCAGGTCACAACGATGAGTCTGCCGCAACTCCGATCTTCTCGGACAGCGACACACATCAGAAAGTCTGATCCTGAGCAGTTTCAGCTAGCGGTTCCCGTATGCGGCCGCTACCGGTTCAGTCAAGCAGGTCGACAGGTCGAGATCGGACCTGGCGATCTCATGCTTTACGACTCGTCTCGCCCGTTCGACAGTTGGACCCAGCCATGCGTGTCGAACAATTGTTCGGTGATTATGGCTCAATTTCCGAAGCGAGCCTTGCCGTTGCCGCCCGACCGCGTCGCGCCGCTAACGGCCCTCCGCTCATCGGCCGGCAGGGGAATAGGCGCCGTAGCGTCCAGTTTTATCAAAGAGCTTGCCGGCAACCGAGAGCAGTTCGGCGCAATTGATGCGATCCGCCTCGGCACTCTCACGGTAGACCTTTTGGCGGCATGGTGCGCTCACGTGCTGGACGCGGAATACGCTTTACCCGTCGAAAGTCGGGAACGCGCATTGCTCGCCGAAATTAATTCATTCATCGAGTGCCACCTGGCCGACCCCGGGCTGTCGCCGGGCACTGTGGCCGCTGCCCATCACATTTCCGATCGCTGCCTGTATCGGCTGTTCCAGCGGCAGGGTAAGACGGTAGCCGGTTGGATCCGCCACCGCAGACTCGAGCGATGTCGACACGACCTAGCCGACCCGGCGCTGCGCTCCAGCCCAGTGCACGCTGTCGCCGTCCGCTGGGGCTTCACTGACAAATCCCAGTTCAGCAGGCTCTTCCGGGCTGCGTATGGCATGTCGCCCAGGGACTACCGGCACCTCCACTGA